From Gammaproteobacteria bacterium, the proteins below share one genomic window:
- a CDS encoding triphosphoribosyl-dephospho-CoA synthase produces the protein MKSLSPDQVQAVVREACNADVQAFKPGNVSVDSAGHRMQAEHFLHSADLVAPVLARPDLTVGQRIEQAVDLTMAQVGCNTNLGIVLLLAPLAQAALLRFSTDDFQERLGRVLRALTQTDAAAAYRAIRQASPAGLGHHSQQDVGMEPEVTLLEAMQLAADRDQIARQYAQDYADIFTLGVTALKEGWARGWGREWGAVACYLAFLSRIPDTHICRKYGREVAEMVRQEAAGVETDFKACENSTTAYNKLLSFDNKLKQGGYNPGTSADLTVASWTACRLQTFLKEAPSHDGGGHK, from the coding sequence GTGAAGTCGCTGTCGCCGGATCAGGTGCAGGCCGTGGTCCGGGAGGCCTGTAATGCCGATGTGCAGGCGTTCAAGCCCGGCAACGTCAGTGTCGATTCCGCAGGGCATCGCATGCAGGCGGAGCACTTTCTCCACAGCGCCGATCTGGTCGCCCCGGTGTTGGCCCGCCCTGATTTGACCGTCGGGCAGCGCATCGAACAGGCGGTTGACCTGACCATGGCGCAGGTGGGTTGCAATACCAATCTCGGCATTGTTCTCCTGCTGGCCCCACTGGCCCAGGCGGCCCTCCTACGGTTTTCCACGGACGACTTTCAGGAACGTCTAGGGCGGGTATTGCGCGCCTTGACGCAGACGGATGCCGCTGCCGCCTACCGGGCCATCAGGCAGGCCAGCCCCGCCGGTCTGGGGCACCACTCGCAGCAGGACGTGGGCATGGAACCGGAAGTAACGCTGCTTGAGGCCATGCAACTGGCTGCGGATCGGGACCAGATTGCCCGCCAATATGCCCAAGATTATGCAGACATTTTTACCCTTGGGGTAACGGCCCTGAAGGAAGGCTGGGCGAGGGGATGGGGGCGGGAGTGGGGGGCGGTGGCATGCTATCTGGCCTTTCTGTCCCGGATACCGGATACCCACATCTGCCGCAAATATGGGCGGGAGGTGGCGGAAATGGTGCGGCAGGAGGCCGCGGGAGTGGAAACTGATTTCAAAGCGTGCGAGAATTCGACCACAGCCTATAATAAGCTGTTGAGTTTTGATAACAAGTTGAAACAGGGAGGATACAATCCGGGCACCAGTGCCGACCTCACTGTGGCGAGTTGGACCGCCTGCCGATTGCAGACTTTCCTGAAAGAAGCCCCGTCGCACGACGGTGGCGGACATAAGTAA